From the genome of Epinephelus moara isolate mb unplaced genomic scaffold, YSFRI_EMoa_1.0 scaffold3182, whole genome shotgun sequence:
GATGTCACACTTGTAGAGGCCTTCATCAGACCTGTTTACATGGCGGatggtcatgtgacctgcaggcTCAGTCCTGATGAAGGAGCCATCTTTATAGAAAGCAGCTGAGAGGTTGGAGGACGTCTTTGTTTTACAGTGCAGAGTGACATCATGTCCCTCCATCACAGGGAGGACAGGACTCTGCAGGATCACTGATCCACctcaacacagagacaaactaCAGCATTTCATCCACTGCATGTGAGTGTAACGTAcagctgcagcctgcagcaACTGGAGACACAACAACTGTATTTGTCTGCACTTTATCTGCTGATTGGTTTATAGATAACTGTACGTCGTGCCCAGTCTTTAACATTTGACTTGTTTGTTTACAGCACATTTATGTTTCTTATTGTTTTAATATTGATTTTGACTCTGTGCTTCTCTTCTAGTACTGTCTGGTGCTGGCTTCGAGTCACAGGAGGGTTCATTGTGATGAGAGTCAACTTTTACAAGTCGTGTAACACCAAGCTCAActtacaaagacacacagatgaAAATAAATCCTCGTCAATAACACAAATCATGCACAACATTTAATTTAGAATTATTTAAATTAAGGGCACACTTTCCCTACAAATGTATCTTAAAGAGCAACACATGAGTATGAAACATTAGAACAGAAGTAATTAACAATATGGACACCTGGTCATTTCCAACCTGCAAACACACTGTGTGTTCACACCCTTTGGGACTGCTCTGGTTTTGTCTTTTGGTGTTTCCGCCAATCACCAGCAGGGCAGTATTGAGTTAAAAAACAACGATAAACAAAATGACTCTGCGGTGTGCTCTGGAGGCAATGTGCATTCTGATGTGAGTGCCAACAGAAGCAGGAGAAAATGGTAGGTGGAGAGTCCAGTGGGGACACTGAACGCCCCGGAGACAAGAGTCACGACAGAGATTCGGCTGCATGAGGGAGGAGCCAATGCCCTGGGTGTTACTAAAATGATGCTGGTGGCAGCCTTTTGTGTTGTATCTTGATGCAGAGTGGCTcagtggttagggttaggcaacagACTACTTGGTTATTCACCTATCTATACCTATATGTCTAATCAATTTCATATAtccttaaattatttttttttaatcagcttgGGAATTGCCTTAATGGAGGAGCAATAGTTAGGAGCACTGAGGGGTGTGCACTCAGCATCTATTTGTGCCAGGCACAGGCTCTTACAGTTCACAGATTACCCTCTGCTATAATAACTCAATAACACCTACTGTGAGATGTCCATAATCACCATATCAAGCAGCTGTGTACCTTTGGTGATATTTACACTGTTTATTTACTGTGCAGGTCCTGTTGTTCTTTATGTGTCTGTATATGTGAATTCTCTACTGTTTTGTAATTGTATATAATTTGTATGCAGCATTTACTGGATTTTCACCAAAATATTAATtaacagacatttaaaaaaccaaaacaacagtACTTAGTTATGGCCAGCAAAAGATAGTGGATGTCACAAAAATCACTCAGTGCAAACGCAAATgtaaaagcagcagtgtgtctctaaaaaaaaaaagcccagctTTGAGAGCCAAACACACCACAACcggtgttgtttgttggtcttgagtGCCGCTCTCCTGGGGCAACGTATGGTGTCTGTTGGAGTCATCCTCTCTGTACATATTTTTATGCTCTCCAAAGTACGGTTTGCTCTGAACATGTAATGATAACGTGGACGGTTACATATTTGGTGGAAAGCCAAACTGCATTTGACAAGCACTTTATGTTAAAGCTGTGGGAGTGAGATCAGGCTGAAGGACAACTCTTTTTGTCTGATGATGTAAATGTGAACGTGACTGATCTGATCATCCCTCAGTAAACTCTTTACTGCAGATATTACAACAGTCTGATCTTACCAGTGACATTGATGTTGATGCTCTTACTGGTTGCTCCCTCTCTGGACTCACACCAGTAAACTCCACTGTCCCATGGGACGATGAAGACGATGTTACAGACAGAACCAGCAGGTTC
Proteins encoded in this window:
- the LOC126387258 gene encoding Fc receptor-like protein 5, with amino-acid sequence MFKGQSVSLSCEEDDSSAGWTLRRNTTTDTRSECGADWGEPAGSVCNIVFIVPWDSGVYWCESREGATSKSININVTGGSVILQSPVLPVMEGHDVTLHCKTKTSSNLSAAFYKDGSFIRTEPAGHMTIRHVNRSDEGLYKC